In Drosophila suzukii chromosome Y, CBGP_Dsuzu_IsoJpt1.0, whole genome shotgun sequence, the following proteins share a genomic window:
- the LOC139353594 gene encoding uncharacterized protein: MSNTPIEGYLLLRGPTHLTSRIFVGNLPPCSRKELAQLCARYGKVLGTIIEETFGFLQFESERQANIAILALHQSRFKAKTLTVHSATFQSVEEHGHDSRQFGEDVLVAEADSSGQDLIADCEIIAMDLQGFRGAMRIRDRLIANGLCTEVRSPIAMDDNEPLSSLEELAALGTQYAIVLTSDQAIEMVVSDFNRRHVFNSADGVRD; the protein is encoded by the exons ATGTCCAATACGCCGATCGAAGGATATTTGCTGCTCAGGGGACCAACCCATCTTACCAGTCGAATCTTCGTAGGAAACCTGCCGCCATGCAGCCGCAAGGAACTTGCTCAGCTATGTGCACGTTATGGAAAAGTTTTGGGTACAATAATTGAGGAGACGTTTGGTTTTCTTCAGTTCGAGAGTGAAAGACAGGCCAACATAGCTATTCTGGCTCTGCACCAGTCGCGATTCAAGGCCAAAACCCTGACTGTCCACAGCGCCACCTTTCAATCTGTGGAGGAACACGGACATGACTCCAGACAGTTCGGGGAGGATGTGCTCGTCGCCGAGGCCGACTCTTCGGGGCAGGATCTGATTGCCGACTGCGAGATCATAGCCATGGATCTCCAAGGCTTCCGAGGTGCTATGCGCATCCGGGATCGCCTCATCGCCAATGGACTGTGCACGGAAGTTCGCTCACCGATCGCAATGGATGATAACGAACCGCTCTCCAGTCTGGAGGAGCTCGCAGCACTTGGCACCCAGTACGCCATTGTCTTGACGTCC GATCAGGCCATCGAGATGGTTGTGTCGGACTTCAACCGCCGCCATGTCTTTAATTCAGCGGATGGTGTTCGTGACTGA
- the LOC139353595 gene encoding uncharacterized protein, translated as MSNTPIEGYLLLRGLTHLTSRIFVGNLPPCSRKELAQLCARYGKVLGTIIEETFGFLQFESERQANIPILALHQSRFKAKTLTVHSATFQSVEEHGHDSRQFGEDVLVAEADSSGQDLIADCEIIAMDLQGF; from the coding sequence ATGTCCAATACGCCGATCGAAGGATATTTGCTGCTCAGGGGACTAACCCATCTTACCAGTCGAATCTTCGTAGGAAACCTGCCGCCATGCAGCCGCAAGGAACTTGCTCAGCTATGTGCACGTTATGGAAAAGTTTTGGGTACAATAATTGAGGAGACGTTTGGTTTTCTTCAGTTCGAGAGTGAAAGACAGGCCAACATACCTATTCTGGCTCTGCACCAGTCGCGATTCAAGGCCAAAACCCTGACTGTCCACAGCGCCACCTTTCAATCTGTGGAGGAACACGGACATGACTCCAGACAGTTCGGGGAGGATGTGCTCGTCGCCGAGGCCGACTCATCGGGGCAGGATCTGATTGCCGACTGCGAGATCATAGCCATGGATCTCCAAGGCTTCTGA
- the LOC139353649 gene encoding uncharacterized protein isoform X3 encodes MANGLERGSLFLPKLLTPFPVWHRVHLGVLTPGSPHLKQNTFKTSDSHALNGCPTVPQFQHVHSLLRLIPDKAHRSSDDLYTLGQSRKTASLVEI; translated from the exons ATGGCAAACGGATTGGAGCGTGGTTCCTTGTTCTTGCCCAAGCTCCTCACGCCGTTTCCCGTCTGGCATCGAGTACATCTTGGAGTCCTCACACCGGGTAGTCCACACTTGAAACAGAACACCTTTAAAACCTCCGATTCACACGCGTTGAATGGGTGTCCCACGGTTCCACAATTCCAGCAT GTACACTCTCTTCTCCGACTGATTCCGGACAAAGCTCATCGATCCTCGGACGATCTTTATACCCTCG GTCAAAGTCGGAAAACGGCATCTCTAGTCGAGATCTGA
- the LOC139353649 gene encoding uncharacterized protein isoform X2, translating into MANGLERGSLFLPKLLTPFPVWHRVHLGVLTPGSPHLKQNTFKTSDSHALNGCPTVPQFQHVHSLLRLIPDKAHRSSDDLYTLGEFRGCWDVGSTESPIFSPHRGIHVGVDPY; encoded by the exons ATGGCAAACGGATTGGAGCGTGGTTCCTTGTTCTTGCCCAAGCTCCTCACGCCGTTTCCCGTCTGGCATCGAGTACATCTTGGAGTCCTCACACCGGGTAGTCCACACTTGAAACAGAACACCTTTAAAACCTCCGATTCACACGCGTTGAATGGGTGTCCCACGGTTCCACAATTCCAGCAT GTACACTCTCTTCTCCGACTGATTCCGGACAAAGCTCATCGATCCTCGGACGATCTTTATACCCTCGGTGAGTTTCGAGGTTGCTGGGATGTCGGGTCCACCGAGTCGCCAATATTCTCTCCGCATCGTGGCATTCATGTCGGAGTTGATCCATATTAG
- the LOC139353649 gene encoding uncharacterized protein isoform X1, which yields MANGLERGSLFLPKLLTPFPVWHRVHLGVLTPGSPHLKQNTFKTSDSHALNGCPTVPQFQHVSGCRSLLVSQCLANASTSSCSPGTLSSPTDSGQSSSILGRSLYPRSKSENGISSRDLSASMVWIYTSMVSPGFCFRSRSSYSRSKLDR from the exons ATGGCAAACGGATTGGAGCGTGGTTCCTTGTTCTTGCCCAAGCTCCTCACGCCGTTTCCCGTCTGGCATCGAGTACATCTTGGAGTCCTCACACCGGGTAGTCCACACTTGAAACAGAACACCTTTAAAACCTCCGATTCACACGCGTTGAATGGGTGTCCCACGGTTCCACAATTCCAGCATGTCAGTGGCTGTCGTTCCCTGTTGGTCTCCCAGTGTCTAGCTAATGCCTCCACTTCCTCTTGTTCTCCAGGTACACTCTCTTCTCCGACTGATTCCGGACAAAGCTCATCGATCCTCGGACGATCTTTATACCCTCG GTCAAAGTCGGAAAACGGCATCTCTAGTCGAGATCTGAGCGCTAGCATGGTCTGGATATACACCTCAATGGTTTCTCCCGGCTTCTGCTTCCGTTCTCGCAGCTCATACTCTCGCTCGAAGTTGGATCGGTGA
- the LOC139353597 gene encoding uncharacterized protein, with amino-acid sequence MSNTPIEGYLLLRGPTHLTSRIFVGNLPPCSRKELAQLCARYGKVLGTIIEETFGFLQFESERQANISILALHQSRFKAKTLTVHSATFQSVEEHGHDSRQFGKDVLVAEADSSGQDLIADCEIIAMDLQGFRGAMRIRDRLIAKGLCTEVRSPIAMDDNEPLSSLEELAALGTQYAIVLTSVNESMGSASVHYLYETVLSTPTCRRIRPSRWLCRTSTAAMSLIQRMVFVTEVVNL; translated from the coding sequence ATGTCCAATACGCCGATCGAAGGATATTTGCTGCTCAGGGGACCAACCCATCTTACCAGTCGAATCTTCGTAGGAAACCTGCCGCCATGCAGCCGCAAGGAACTTGCTCAGCTATGTGCACGTTATGGAAAAGTTTTGGGTACAATAATTGAGGAGACGTTTGGTTTTCTTCAGTTCGAGAGTGAAAGACAGGCCAACATATCTATTCTGGCTCTGCACCAGTCGCGATTCAAGGCCAAAACCCTGACTGTCCACAGCGCCACCTTTCAATCTGTGGAGGAACACGGACATGACTCCAGACAGTTCGGGAAGGATGTGCTCGTCGCCGAGGCCGACTCTTCGGGGCAGGATCTAATTGCCGACTGCGAGATCATAGCCATGGATCTCCAAGGCTTCCGAGGTGCTATGCGCATCCGGGATCGCCTCATCGCCAAGGGACTGTGCACGGAAGTTCGCTCGCCGATCGCAATGGATGATAACGAACCGCTCTCCAGTCTGGAGGAGCTCGCAGCACTTGGCACCCAGTACGCCATTGTCTTGACGTCCGTGAATGAGAGCATGGGCTCGGCGTCAGTGCACTACTTGTATGAGACCGTTCTGAGCACCCCGACTTGCCGCAGGATCAGGCCATCGAGATGGTTGTGTCGGACTTCAACCGCCGCCATGTCTTTAATTCAGCGGATGGTGTTCGTGACTGAGGTTGTTAACTTATAA